The following are encoded together in the Capsulimonas corticalis genome:
- a CDS encoding response regulator codes for MNILWIENHDRFAKIAVKTFLSTHTVTVIPSIAAACAALTSGAFDVVMVDYDLDDGKGDSMIAQINALRPRPGIIATSSHAFGNQSLMEAGADAVCGKTEFSSIGQVIDRLRGSNTHDNN; via the coding sequence ATGAACATCCTCTGGATCGAAAACCATGATCGCTTCGCGAAGATCGCCGTGAAGACATTTCTCTCTACTCACACCGTCACCGTCATCCCAAGCATTGCGGCGGCGTGCGCCGCTTTGACATCCGGCGCCTTTGATGTGGTGATGGTCGATTATGACTTGGACGACGGCAAGGGGGACTCGATGATTGCGCAAATCAATGCGCTTCGGCCACGACCCGGAATCATTGCGACTTCGTCCCACGCTTTCGGCAACCAATCGCTGATGGAGGCCGGCGCGGACGCCGTCTGTGGCAAGACAGAGTTTTCGTCGATTGGGCAAGTTATCGACAGACTTCGAGGGAGTAACACACATGACAATAACTGA
- a CDS encoding barstar family protein: MASVRINGAKITDWASFHQIFKETCGFPDFYGMNMNAWIDCLSDLRAEYGMTQFQLANDEILYLEIHGALDLSVRLPEIISELVESTAFVNSRYLGYGQTPPLAIIFIG, translated from the coding sequence ATGGCCTCGGTCCGCATCAATGGCGCTAAGATTACGGATTGGGCGTCGTTCCATCAGATCTTCAAAGAGACGTGCGGCTTCCCCGACTTCTACGGTATGAATATGAACGCCTGGATCGACTGCTTATCCGATCTTCGCGCAGAATATGGAATGACTCAGTTTCAGCTGGCGAATGATGAAATACTTTACCTTGAGATACATGGCGCTCTTGATTTGAGCGTTCGGTTACCAGAAATTATATCTGAACTTGTGGAGTCTACAGCGTTCGTGAATAGCCGGTATCTTGGCTATGGGCAAACGCCGCCATTGGCTATTATCTTCATTGGTTAG
- a CDS encoding DMP19 family protein: MTITDIVEFVMMRGGDGRFGALNRAQRVVYAISDVDSMTAEYSLYDYYDSNSGKNAAFVVSALKEIGALESSAVIRSANALFPGGQPALDLGQRRNQIEAMGEDVAASIKEIGDQFMNCTDNFAEKFEAFVLANQKDLMAQ, from the coding sequence ATGACAATAACTGATATTGTCGAATTTGTCATGATGCGCGGCGGTGACGGTCGTTTCGGCGCGCTGAACCGGGCGCAGCGTGTGGTGTACGCGATCAGTGACGTGGACAGCATGACGGCGGAGTATAGCCTTTACGACTACTACGACAGCAATTCGGGCAAGAACGCGGCGTTTGTGGTGTCGGCGCTCAAAGAGATCGGCGCGCTGGAGTCATCGGCCGTTATTCGGAGCGCGAACGCGCTTTTTCCGGGCGGACAGCCGGCGCTCGACCTCGGCCAGCGGCGCAACCAGATAGAGGCGATGGGCGAGGATGTCGCTGCATCGATCAAAGAGATCGGCGATCAATTCATGAACTGTACCGATAACTTCGCCGAAAAGTTCGAAGCATTTGTGCTTGCCAACCAAAAAGACTTGATGGCGCAATGA